The Candidatus Accumulibacter similis genome has a segment encoding these proteins:
- a CDS encoding ABC-F family ATPase, with protein sequence MLIANNITMQFGARPLFENVSLKFGEGYRYGLIGANGSGKSTFMKILARELEPTAGNVTKDVHERLAYLRQDQFAFEEQRVIDVVMMGHEEMWTCMLEKDAIYANPDATEADYMHAADLEARFAEYGGYSAESRAGELLLGVGIPAAQHHGPMSDVAPGWKLRVLLIQALFADPDILLLDEPTNNLDIGTIRWLENVINERNSTMVIISHDRHFLNQVCTHMADLDYGKITVYPGNYDDFMEASTQARQRQQSANAKAKERIAELQSFVRRFSANASKAKQATSRLKLIDKLKPEDVKPSSRQYPWIRFEFDDKEKLHRQAVEIQNLGFAYHGAERPIFSKLDLSLNGGERLAIIGENGVGKTTLLKLLLGELQPQRGSIKWAEKARPGYYAQDHALDFDSDLSLTDWIAGYARGSADEGDDLATLIRGTLGRLLFSGNEVQKPVRVISGGEQGRMIFGRLMLQRPNVLVMDEPTNHLDMESIESLNTALEKFKGTLIFVSHDREFVSSLATRVLEIRPDGTLVNYLGNYEDYLASQGLA encoded by the coding sequence GTGCTCATAGCCAACAACATCACCATGCAGTTCGGGGCCCGCCCCCTGTTCGAGAACGTCTCCCTCAAGTTCGGCGAGGGCTATCGCTATGGACTGATCGGCGCCAACGGCTCGGGCAAATCGACCTTCATGAAGATCCTGGCACGCGAACTCGAGCCGACTGCCGGCAACGTCACCAAGGACGTCCACGAACGCCTGGCCTACCTGCGCCAGGACCAGTTCGCCTTCGAGGAGCAGCGGGTGATCGACGTCGTCATGATGGGACATGAGGAAATGTGGACCTGCATGCTCGAGAAGGACGCCATCTACGCCAACCCGGATGCCACCGAGGCCGACTACATGCACGCCGCCGACCTCGAAGCCCGTTTTGCCGAGTACGGTGGCTACAGCGCCGAGTCGCGCGCCGGCGAACTGCTGCTCGGCGTCGGCATTCCGGCAGCGCAGCACCATGGCCCGATGAGTGATGTCGCACCCGGCTGGAAACTGCGCGTCCTGCTGATCCAGGCGCTGTTCGCCGACCCGGACATCCTGCTCCTCGACGAGCCGACCAACAACCTCGACATCGGCACGATCCGCTGGCTGGAAAACGTGATCAACGAGCGCAACAGCACGATGGTCATCATCTCGCACGATCGCCACTTCCTCAACCAGGTCTGCACGCACATGGCGGACCTCGATTACGGCAAGATCACCGTCTACCCAGGCAACTACGACGACTTCATGGAGGCCTCGACGCAGGCCCGGCAACGACAGCAGAGCGCCAACGCCAAGGCGAAGGAGCGGATCGCCGAACTGCAGAGCTTCGTCCGCCGCTTCTCGGCGAACGCATCGAAGGCCAAACAGGCCACCTCGCGCCTGAAGCTGATCGACAAACTGAAACCCGAGGACGTCAAACCGTCGTCGCGCCAGTATCCGTGGATCCGCTTCGAGTTCGACGACAAGGAGAAGCTGCACCGGCAGGCGGTCGAGATCCAGAATCTCGGATTCGCCTATCACGGTGCCGAGCGGCCAATCTTCAGCAAGCTCGACCTCAGCCTCAACGGAGGTGAGCGTCTGGCGATCATCGGCGAGAACGGCGTCGGCAAGACGACTCTGCTGAAGCTGCTGCTGGGCGAACTGCAGCCGCAGCGCGGCAGCATCAAGTGGGCCGAGAAGGCGCGCCCGGGCTACTACGCGCAGGACCACGCGCTGGACTTCGACAGCGATCTCAGCCTGACCGACTGGATCGCCGGCTACGCCCGCGGCAGCGCCGACGAGGGCGACGATCTGGCGACGCTGATCCGCGGCACCCTCGGCCGCCTGCTGTTCTCGGGCAACGAGGTGCAGAAGCCGGTACGCGTCATCTCCGGTGGCGAGCAGGGGCGGATGATCTTCGGCAGGCTGATGCTGCAGCGGCCGAACGTGCTGGTGATGGACGAACCGACCAACCACCTCGACATGGAATCGATCGAGTCGCTCAATACCGCGCTCGAGAAGTTCAAGGGAACGCTGATCTTCGTCTCGCACGACCGCGAGTTCGTCTCATCACTGGCGACACGGGTGCTCGAGATCCGCCCCGACGGCACGCTCGTAAACTACCTCGGCAACTACGAGGACTACCTCGCCAGCCAGGGTCTCGCCTGA
- a CDS encoding universal stress protein: protein MLKNILIPTDGSEVSRKAIKAGVKLAQSLGAKVTGYYAIPFLQPAAFGDGELMNKEMVTKLDRLARTTGQKYLDEIDQAAKEAGVEYVGLITKPVITYEGIIDAAKKKRCDAIFMASRGRSEVKKLLLGSVTQKVLSHARVPVIVYR, encoded by the coding sequence ATGTTGAAGAACATCCTCATTCCGACCGATGGCTCGGAAGTGTCGCGCAAGGCGATCAAGGCCGGTGTCAAACTGGCGCAGTCGCTGGGGGCGAAGGTGACGGGTTACTACGCCATACCTTTCCTGCAGCCCGCCGCCTTCGGTGACGGCGAATTGATGAACAAGGAAATGGTGACCAAGCTCGACCGTTTGGCGCGTACGACCGGACAGAAGTATCTCGACGAGATCGACCAGGCCGCCAAGGAGGCTGGTGTCGAGTATGTCGGGCTGATCACCAAGCCGGTGATCACCTACGAAGGAATCATCGATGCCGCGAAGAAGAAGCGTTGCGATGCCATCTTCATGGCGTCGCGCGGGCGCAGCGAGGTCAAGAAGCTGCTGCTCGGCAGCGTGACGCAGAAGGTGCTGTCGCACGCACGGGTGCCGGTGATCGTCTACCGCTAG
- a CDS encoding PLP-dependent aminotransferase family protein, which produces MDKSLSAELIRTRLESLTSESGSQASLYLAIRRLILDGELPPGTPLPPSRVLSADVGLSRSTVVRAYEKLRVEGYLQSCGGSATLVSEALALAPPGRVRRDRPWRQGRPLSRRGAEIARHATSSPIQSGAFVPGVPDVGLFPFATWRRLLAKYTNFEHRHLARYGHGGHGPLKAALAEYLRASRMMSCSPRQILIVNGSHQAIDLCARMLCDEKDRVWMEDPGYWGASNVLRASGLQLEPIPVDEQGMAPPAAPVSPPRLIFVSPSSQYPSGVVMSLNRRIKLLELAEEHNAWIIEDDYDNEIRFHPYAIGSLFGQARSQRVIYLGTFSKTMFPGLRLAYLVVPEDLAESFATGNAELYREGRMIEQAALAEFIDGGHLGAHLRRVRNIYQERRNVLRKAIESRLGNLVSTTGGLAGLHLPYFFRQPIDDVSLAREMLEAGIVVRPLSMYYADSGQQRSGMILGFAAVDSGVIEAAAPRLCAAVERRSQDGGSCPEPSATGHG; this is translated from the coding sequence ATGGACAAGTCGCTCAGCGCCGAACTGATCCGCACGCGGCTCGAGAGCCTGACCAGCGAATCCGGTTCACAGGCCAGCCTCTACCTCGCGATTCGCCGCCTGATCCTCGATGGCGAACTGCCGCCGGGCACACCGCTGCCTCCCAGCCGCGTTCTATCGGCCGACGTCGGTCTCAGCCGCAGCACCGTGGTCAGGGCCTACGAGAAGCTGCGCGTCGAGGGCTATCTGCAGAGCTGCGGCGGCTCCGCCACACTCGTGTCGGAGGCACTGGCACTGGCCCCACCGGGCCGAGTGCGGCGGGATCGCCCCTGGCGCCAGGGCAGGCCGCTGTCAAGACGGGGTGCAGAGATCGCGCGCCACGCAACGAGCAGCCCGATCCAGAGTGGCGCCTTCGTTCCCGGAGTGCCCGACGTCGGCCTCTTCCCCTTCGCCACCTGGCGACGGCTGCTGGCCAAGTATACGAACTTCGAACACCGCCACCTGGCCCGTTACGGGCACGGCGGCCATGGACCGCTGAAGGCGGCTCTCGCCGAGTACCTGCGGGCGTCACGGATGATGTCGTGCTCGCCGCGCCAGATCCTGATCGTAAACGGTTCGCACCAGGCCATCGACCTCTGTGCGCGCATGCTGTGCGATGAGAAGGATCGTGTCTGGATGGAGGATCCGGGGTACTGGGGCGCCAGCAACGTCCTGCGGGCGAGCGGACTGCAGCTCGAGCCCATCCCGGTCGATGAGCAGGGAATGGCACCGCCGGCGGCGCCGGTGTCACCGCCGCGGCTGATCTTCGTCTCGCCGTCAAGCCAGTACCCGAGCGGCGTCGTGATGTCGTTGAACAGGCGAATCAAGCTGCTCGAACTGGCCGAGGAACACAACGCGTGGATCATCGAAGACGACTACGACAACGAGATCCGCTTTCATCCTTACGCCATCGGCTCGCTTTTCGGCCAGGCGCGGTCGCAGCGGGTCATTTATCTGGGCACGTTCAGCAAGACGATGTTCCCGGGGCTGCGACTGGCCTACCTGGTGGTTCCCGAGGACCTCGCCGAATCCTTCGCCACCGGCAATGCGGAACTCTATCGGGAAGGACGCATGATCGAACAGGCCGCCCTCGCCGAGTTCATTGACGGCGGCCACCTCGGCGCGCACCTGCGGCGGGTTCGCAACATCTATCAGGAGCGCCGCAACGTCCTGCGCAAGGCAATCGAATCCCGCCTCGGCAACCTGGTGAGCACGACCGGTGGACTGGCCGGCCTGCACCTTCCCTACTTCTTCAGGCAGCCGATCGACGACGTGTCCCTGGCCCGCGAGATGCTCGAAGCGGGGATCGTCGTGCGCCCGTTGTCGATGTACTACGCCGATTCCGGTCAGCAGCGCTCGGGGATGATCCTCGGTTTCGCGGCGGTCGACTCCGGGGTCATCGAGGCTGCCGCACCACGCCTCTGCGCCGCGGTCGAGCGGCGAAGCCAGGACGGTGGATCATGCCCCGAGCCATCGGCCACGGGGCACGGCTGA
- a CDS encoding NAD-dependent succinate-semialdehyde dehydrogenase, with product MELSDRSLLRQACYIDGQWVGADSARTFAVSNPATGEQLASVPDAGVIETRRAIEAARVAQPGWRARTAGERARLLRRWHELLLANQEDLARLMTAEQGKPLAEARGEIVYAASFIEWFAEEGKRLYGDVIPAHHADKRVLVSKEPIGVCAAITPWNFPAAMITRKVGPALAAGCTIVLKPAEATPLSALALAELAERAGIPAGVFNVLTGDPVAIGGELCANPTVRKLSFTGSTEVGRILMQQCAPTIKKLSLELGGNAPFIVFDDADLDAAVQGAMLSKYRNTGQTCVCANRLLVQDGVHDAFVARLATAVAALRVGNGIDDGVTQGPLIDDAAILKVEELVADACSLGARVVCGGRRHGLGGTYYEPTILAGVTREMRLASEEVFGPVAPVFRFTTEAEAVAMANDTEYGLASYFYTENLARSLRVASALEYGMVGINTGLISTEVAPFGGMKSSGLGREGSRYGIEDYVEIKYLCIGGIN from the coding sequence TTGGAACTCAGCGACAGATCACTGCTCAGGCAGGCGTGCTACATCGATGGGCAGTGGGTCGGCGCCGACAGTGCGCGGACCTTCGCCGTCAGCAACCCGGCGACCGGGGAGCAACTGGCGAGTGTTCCCGACGCGGGCGTGATCGAGACCCGTCGCGCCATCGAGGCGGCGCGCGTGGCGCAGCCCGGGTGGCGTGCCAGGACGGCCGGCGAGAGGGCCAGGCTCCTGCGCCGCTGGCATGAACTGCTGCTTGCCAATCAGGAAGATCTGGCGCGGCTGATGACGGCCGAGCAGGGCAAACCGCTTGCCGAAGCGCGCGGCGAGATCGTCTATGCTGCCTCGTTCATCGAGTGGTTCGCCGAAGAAGGCAAGCGCCTCTACGGCGATGTGATTCCGGCGCATCACGCCGACAAGCGCGTCCTCGTCAGCAAGGAGCCGATCGGCGTCTGCGCTGCGATCACGCCGTGGAACTTCCCGGCCGCGATGATCACGCGCAAGGTCGGACCGGCGCTCGCCGCGGGCTGCACGATCGTCCTGAAGCCGGCCGAGGCGACCCCGCTGTCGGCACTGGCGCTGGCCGAACTGGCCGAGCGGGCCGGCATCCCGGCGGGCGTATTCAATGTACTGACCGGCGATCCAGTCGCCATCGGTGGCGAACTGTGCGCCAACCCGACCGTGCGCAAGCTCAGCTTCACCGGATCGACCGAAGTCGGGCGGATTCTCATGCAGCAGTGTGCGCCGACGATCAAGAAGCTTTCGCTCGAGTTGGGAGGCAACGCGCCGTTCATCGTCTTCGACGACGCGGACCTCGACGCTGCGGTACAGGGAGCGATGCTCTCCAAGTATCGCAACACGGGCCAGACCTGCGTCTGCGCCAACCGCCTGCTGGTCCAGGACGGTGTCCACGATGCCTTCGTCGCCAGGCTCGCGACTGCCGTGGCCGCGCTGCGCGTCGGCAATGGCATCGACGATGGCGTGACACAGGGGCCGCTGATCGATGACGCGGCCATCCTCAAGGTCGAGGAACTGGTCGCCGACGCCTGTTCCCTGGGCGCCCGTGTCGTCTGTGGGGGCCGGCGCCACGGTCTCGGTGGAACCTACTACGAGCCGACCATCCTCGCCGGCGTGACCCGCGAAATGCGGCTCGCCAGCGAAGAAGTGTTCGGGCCGGTGGCCCCGGTGTTCCGCTTCACCACCGAGGCCGAGGCGGTGGCGATGGCCAATGACACCGAATACGGACTGGCGTCCTACTTCTACACCGAGAACCTGGCGCGCAGCCTGCGCGTCGCCAGTGCCCTGGAGTACGGCATGGTTGGCATCAACACCGGGCTCATCTCGACCGAGGTGGCGCCGTTCGGTGGCATGAAGTCGTCCGGACTCGGCCGCGAAGGTTCCCGGTACGGCATCGAGGACTACGTCGAAATCAAGTACCTCTGTATCGGTGGCATCAACTGA
- the gabT gene encoding 4-aminobutyrate--2-oxoglutarate transaminase codes for MNAPNEKLPLKTNGDLMSRRAAALPRGVGQGHALFAERAENAEIWDVEGRRWIDFCAGIAVVNTGHCHPRVMEAARQQLQSFTHTCFQVVAYEAYVELCERLNVAAPGSTPKKSFLVNTGAEAVENAVKIARAATGRSGLIAFGGGFHGRTMFGMALTGKVAPYKIKFGPFPGEIFHVPFPNALQGVSEDDSIAAIERLFATSIEASRVAAIFIEPVQGEGGYVPAPLGFLRRLRALCDRHGILLVADEVQTGIARCGKMFASEHYGVEPDIITMAKGLGGGLPVAAVVGKAEIMDAADVGGLGSTYAGNPVAVAGALAVLDAVEEERLCARSMALGERMRARFGSMMARFPSIVEVRGLGAMTAVEFCHNGDPQRPAADIATALKNEAAKRGLLLLLCGPHGNVLRVMVPLTIPHAVLDEGLDIIEASLREVGA; via the coding sequence ATGAATGCACCGAACGAGAAACTGCCCCTGAAAACCAACGGCGACCTGATGAGCCGCCGCGCAGCGGCGTTGCCACGAGGCGTCGGCCAGGGGCACGCGCTGTTCGCCGAGCGGGCGGAGAATGCCGAAATCTGGGATGTCGAGGGGCGGCGCTGGATCGACTTCTGCGCTGGAATCGCCGTCGTCAATACCGGCCACTGCCATCCGCGGGTCATGGAAGCCGCGCGTCAGCAGTTGCAGTCCTTCACCCACACCTGCTTCCAGGTGGTTGCCTACGAAGCTTACGTCGAACTCTGTGAGCGGCTGAATGTTGCCGCTCCGGGCAGCACACCGAAGAAGTCCTTCCTCGTCAACACCGGTGCCGAGGCCGTCGAGAACGCGGTCAAGATCGCTCGCGCGGCAACCGGCCGCTCTGGCCTGATCGCCTTTGGCGGTGGCTTCCATGGCCGGACGATGTTCGGCATGGCGCTGACCGGCAAGGTTGCACCGTACAAGATCAAGTTCGGCCCATTCCCTGGCGAGATTTTCCATGTCCCGTTCCCGAACGCCCTGCAAGGGGTTTCGGAAGATGATTCGATCGCGGCCATCGAGCGACTGTTCGCCACCAGTATCGAGGCTTCGCGGGTCGCTGCGATCTTCATCGAGCCGGTGCAGGGAGAGGGTGGCTATGTTCCGGCTCCGCTGGGCTTCCTGCGCCGGCTGCGGGCCCTGTGCGACCGCCATGGCATCCTTCTCGTTGCCGATGAAGTGCAGACCGGGATTGCCCGCTGTGGCAAGATGTTCGCCAGCGAACACTACGGCGTCGAGCCCGACATCATCACCATGGCCAAGGGCCTCGGTGGTGGCCTTCCCGTCGCCGCCGTGGTCGGCAAGGCGGAGATCATGGACGCGGCGGACGTTGGTGGCCTGGGTTCGACCTATGCCGGCAACCCGGTAGCGGTAGCCGGCGCGCTGGCGGTGCTCGACGCCGTCGAGGAAGAGCGGCTCTGCGCGCGCTCGATGGCGCTCGGGGAGCGGATGCGTGCGCGCTTCGGGTCCATGATGGCGCGCTTTCCGTCGATCGTCGAGGTCCGCGGACTCGGCGCGATGACCGCGGTGGAGTTCTGTCACAATGGCGACCCGCAGCGGCCGGCGGCGGACATCGCCACCGCGTTGAAGAACGAAGCGGCGAAACGCGGTCTGCTGCTCCTGCTCTGCGGGCCGCATGGCAACGTCCTGAGGGTGATGGTGCCGCTGACCATCCCGCATGCCGTTCTCGACGAGGGACTGGACATCATCGAGGCGTCCCTGCGGGAAGTCGGCGCCTGA
- a CDS encoding carbon-nitrogen hydrolase family protein, with translation MVPFSIAGIQMNISMEHANIDAMGHKLDVLVARFPWVQMVVFSELAPFGPAPRHAQPTGGPAELAFCQMAARHGLWLLPGSLFERVGDDIYNTAPVIDPNGHVVARYRKMFPFLPYEMGIRPGTEFCVFDVPDVGRFGVSICYDMWFPETTRTLVSMGAECILHPTMTDTIDRDVELPIARASATINQCYFFDVNGVGDCGTGRSIIVGPSGYVIHEAGGGEETMPVEIDLSRVRREREVGIRGLGQTLKSFRDRPIEFPVYQKHLGRTDYLDSLGPLIKPSRGSRSDRALPPERATAAGAGCIAGLGGIAGDAGTTLASAEAMPLLHAHI, from the coding sequence ATGGTTCCTTTCTCAATTGCCGGAATCCAGATGAACATCTCGATGGAGCACGCCAACATCGATGCCATGGGGCACAAGCTGGATGTGTTGGTGGCACGTTTCCCCTGGGTGCAGATGGTGGTGTTCAGCGAACTGGCGCCGTTCGGCCCGGCGCCGCGCCACGCCCAGCCCACCGGTGGACCGGCCGAACTGGCTTTCTGCCAGATGGCGGCAAGGCACGGACTCTGGTTGCTTCCGGGCTCGCTGTTCGAGCGGGTGGGTGACGATATCTACAACACAGCCCCGGTGATCGATCCGAATGGCCATGTGGTGGCGCGCTACCGCAAGATGTTCCCCTTCCTGCCCTACGAAATGGGAATCAGGCCCGGGACCGAGTTCTGTGTTTTCGACGTGCCGGATGTCGGGCGCTTTGGTGTTTCGATCTGTTACGACATGTGGTTCCCGGAGACTACGCGGACCCTGGTGTCGATGGGCGCCGAGTGCATCCTCCATCCGACGATGACCGACACCATCGACCGTGATGTCGAACTGCCGATCGCGCGCGCCAGCGCAACGATCAACCAGTGCTACTTCTTCGATGTCAACGGGGTCGGCGATTGCGGCACGGGGAGGTCGATCATCGTCGGCCCCTCCGGCTACGTCATTCACGAAGCAGGGGGAGGCGAAGAGACCATGCCAGTCGAAATCGACCTGTCGCGGGTTCGCCGCGAGCGCGAGGTGGGCATCCGCGGCCTCGGCCAGACGCTTAAGAGCTTCCGTGACCGGCCGATCGAGTTTCCCGTCTACCAGAAGCATCTGGGCAGGACCGACTACCTCGACAGCCTGGGGCCGCTGATCAAGCCATCGCGCGGCTCACGGTCCGATCGCGCACTGCCGCCTGAGCGAGCGACTGCGGCAGGTGCCGGCTGCATCGCCGGGCTGGGCGGCATTGCCGGCGATGCCGGCACGACGCTCGCATCGGCTGAGGCGATGCCCTTGCTGCACGCCCACATCTGA
- a CDS encoding glutamate/aspartate ABC transporter substrate-binding protein, producing the protein MFTISRRFAIAATLATALASAPALAQELTGTLKKIKETGVITLGHRESSIPFSYYDDKQQVVGYSQEMMLKAVDAIKAELKLAKLDVKLVPVTSENRIALVQNGTVDLECGSTTNTLERQKQATFSNTIFVVGNRLMVKAKSGIKDFSDLAGKTVVTTAGTTSERLLRKMNDGSNSKMKIISAKDHGEAFLTLESGRAAAFVMDEVLLYGELAKAKNASEWAVVGTPQLYQAYACMMRKDDLALKKIVDGALAKVMTSGEADTIYAKWFLQPIPPKGLNLNFQMSYALKKLYKSPNDKAYD; encoded by the coding sequence ATGTTCACAATCTCACGGCGCTTCGCCATTGCTGCAACGCTCGCCACTGCGCTTGCTTCGGCGCCAGCCCTGGCGCAGGAACTGACCGGTACGTTGAAGAAGATCAAGGAGACCGGGGTCATCACGCTGGGACATCGCGAGTCGTCGATCCCATTCTCGTACTACGACGACAAGCAGCAGGTCGTCGGCTACTCGCAGGAAATGATGCTCAAGGCGGTGGATGCGATCAAGGCCGAACTGAAGCTTGCCAAGCTCGATGTCAAGCTCGTTCCCGTCACTTCCGAGAATCGCATCGCGCTCGTCCAGAACGGAACCGTTGACCTGGAATGCGGTTCGACGACCAACACCCTCGAGCGTCAGAAACAGGCCACCTTCTCGAACACCATCTTCGTCGTCGGCAACCGCCTCATGGTCAAGGCCAAATCGGGGATCAAGGACTTTTCCGACCTGGCCGGCAAGACCGTGGTGACGACCGCCGGCACCACCTCCGAGCGTCTGCTGCGCAAGATGAACGACGGCAGCAACAGCAAGATGAAGATCATCAGCGCCAAGGATCATGGCGAAGCGTTCCTGACCCTGGAAAGCGGCCGTGCGGCGGCCTTCGTGATGGATGAAGTGTTGCTCTACGGCGAACTGGCAAAAGCCAAGAACGCCAGCGAGTGGGCGGTGGTCGGTACGCCGCAGTTGTATCAGGCCTATGCCTGCATGATGCGCAAGGATGACCTGGCGTTGAAGAAGATCGTCGATGGCGCGCTCGCCAAAGTGATGACCTCAGGCGAAGCCGACACGATATACGCCAAGTGGTTCCTGCAGCCGATCCCGCCGAAGGGCCTGAACCTCAACTTCCAGATGTCGTACGCCCTGAAGAAACTCTACAAATCACCCAACGACAAGGCCTACGACTAG